From the Ammoniphilus sp. CFH 90114 genome, the window TAGGGAAGAAATGGACAGGTCTTATTATCCGCGTGCTGTTAGGTGGTCCAAGAAGATTTAAAGAAATAAAGGAACAGATACCGGAGATGAGCGACCGGGTGCTCTCAGAACGCATGAAGGAGCTAGAGGACGCACAGATTCTCACAAGAAAGGTTTATCCAGAAACTCCTGTCAGAATTGAATATGAACTCACTCCCAAAGGGAAAAGCTTAGAACCTGTCATTCAAGCTATTCAATATTGGGGAGAGCAATGGATGTAGCACAATCTGTAGAGGATTGTGCTTTCTTGTTGTATTTTATAGAAAAATGTCGACAAGTCTGAATTGATTGAATTTAGGCCCTTGTGATAAAATGTTTATTACAATATGTGGAAGGGGGCCTAGGTTCATGAAAAAGTTTAAGTGGTTTGAAGTGAAAAAATCGAAATTTCATGATTATCCTCGTGAAGCTCGTTACATTGTAACGACTTATAAATTTTTAGGTATCCCTATCCATAAATACTACACAAGATGGGATTAGAACATTACCTATACCGAACAATATAAGCGAATGTGCCTGGATGGTTTTCAGGCGCATTCTTTTTTTTTCTTAATTCGACACCCAGAAAACTCTCTCCTCAGTCGAAAAATATGGTAACAAATACAAATGGTGTTATTATGAGGAGGAATTGACATGAATACGTGGAAACATAAGATCCTACCCGCCTTGTTAGCCGGGACATTAACCTTTAGCTTCGGTGCAGCGGTCGATGCGAAGGATAATGGTAGAGGGAAAGGTAAAGGGTTGGGTAATCAAATAAAAGCAAGCAAGCAATTAAAGATAAAGGATATAGATAACCATTGGGCAAAGAGAACAGTGGAATTAATGAGTGTCTTAGAAATCATCAAAGGTTATGAAGACTATACATTTAGACCTCAAAATAACGTTACTCAAGCTGAGGCTATCGTTATGGTAGTCAAGATGCTCGGAATAGAACCTAGCACCAACCCTTCTGTTCGAGCTATG encodes:
- a CDS encoding helix-turn-helix domain-containing protein — protein: MNYSSMCPRYEAAMELLGKKWTGLIIRVLLGGPRRFKEIKEQIPEMSDRVLSERMKELEDAQILTRKVYPETPVRIEYELTPKGKSLEPVIQAIQYWGEQWM